One window of the Burkholderia ubonensis subsp. mesacidophila genome contains the following:
- a CDS encoding branched-chain amino acid ABC transporter substrate-binding protein: MIRHHKKALAAAAALTCALSAHADDIVRIGHVAPLTGAIAHLGKDSENGARLAVEEINAKGLVIDGKKVTLQLDPQDDAGDPRTATQVAQRLVDDKVAGVVGHHNSGTSIPASRVYRDGGIVQISQAATNPMYTQQGFKTTYRVVATDAQQGPALAAYAAKRMGIRTVAVIDDATAYGQGLATEFEKAAKAAGLKVVSRDATNDKAIDFRAILTKIKGENPDAVMYGGMDATGGPLAKQARQLGLRAKILGGDGVCSTDLPKLAGAASDNVVCSEAGIALEKMPGGAAFAKRYEARFHQPLQVYAPFSYDAVYIIVDAMKRANSTSAAKVLAAMPATDYRGVIGETSFTPQGDLKHGAISVYSYQAGRKVLLDIVRM; encoded by the coding sequence ATGATTCGACATCACAAGAAGGCATTGGCCGCAGCAGCGGCGCTGACCTGCGCGCTGTCCGCGCACGCGGACGACATCGTGCGCATCGGCCACGTGGCGCCGCTGACCGGCGCGATCGCGCACCTCGGCAAGGACAGCGAGAACGGCGCGCGGCTGGCCGTCGAGGAGATCAACGCGAAAGGGCTCGTGATCGACGGCAAGAAGGTGACGCTGCAGCTCGATCCGCAGGACGACGCGGGCGATCCGCGCACCGCGACGCAGGTCGCGCAGCGGCTCGTCGACGACAAGGTGGCGGGCGTCGTCGGCCATCACAACTCCGGCACGTCGATCCCGGCGTCGCGCGTGTACCGCGACGGCGGCATCGTGCAGATCTCGCAGGCGGCGACCAACCCGATGTACACGCAGCAGGGCTTCAAGACGACGTACCGGGTCGTCGCGACCGACGCGCAGCAGGGGCCGGCGCTCGCCGCCTATGCGGCGAAGCGCATGGGCATCAGGACCGTCGCCGTGATCGACGATGCGACCGCCTACGGGCAGGGGCTTGCGACCGAGTTCGAGAAGGCGGCGAAGGCGGCCGGCCTGAAGGTCGTGTCGCGCGACGCGACGAACGACAAGGCGATCGATTTCCGCGCGATCCTCACGAAGATCAAGGGCGAGAATCCCGACGCGGTGATGTACGGCGGCATGGACGCGACGGGCGGCCCGCTCGCGAAGCAGGCGCGCCAGCTCGGCCTGCGCGCGAAGATCCTCGGCGGCGACGGCGTCTGCTCGACGGACCTGCCGAAGCTCGCGGGCGCCGCGTCCGACAACGTCGTGTGCTCCGAAGCCGGCATCGCGCTCGAGAAGATGCCGGGCGGCGCGGCGTTCGCGAAGCGCTACGAAGCGCGCTTCCACCAGCCGCTGCAGGTCTATGCGCCGTTCTCGTACGACGCCGTGTACATCATCGTCGACGCGATGAAGCGCGCGAACTCGACGTCGGCCGCGAAGGTGCTGGCCGCGATGCCGGCCACCGACTATCGCGGCGTGATCGGCGAGACCAGCTTCACGCCGCAAGGCGACCTGAAGCATGGCGCGATCTCCGTGTACTCGTACCAGGCCGGGAGGAAGGTGCTGCTCGACATCGTCCGGATGTGA
- a CDS encoding GNAT family N-acetyltransferase: MNTTDTSLTVRPVREDDYDRWLPLWDGYNRFYGRFGETALPVEVTKLTWSRFFDGYEPVHALVAERDGALVGLVHFLYHRSTTLIGPTCYLQDLFTVDRERGKGVGRALVEAVYAAASSARAERVYWQTHETNHTAMRLYDTVAEKSGFVIYRKVIAR, from the coding sequence ATGAACACTACCGATACGAGCCTGACCGTACGCCCCGTCCGGGAGGACGACTACGACCGCTGGCTGCCCCTGTGGGATGGCTACAACCGCTTCTATGGCCGCTTCGGCGAAACGGCGCTGCCGGTCGAAGTCACGAAGCTCACGTGGTCCCGCTTCTTCGACGGCTACGAGCCCGTGCATGCGCTGGTCGCGGAACGCGACGGCGCGCTCGTCGGGCTCGTGCATTTCCTGTATCACCGCAGCACGACGCTGATCGGCCCGACCTGCTACCTGCAGGACCTGTTCACGGTCGACCGCGAGCGCGGCAAGGGCGTCGGGCGCGCGCTGGTCGAGGCCGTGTATGCGGCCGCGAGCAGCGCGCGGGCGGAACGCGTCTACTGGCAGACGCATGAGACGAACCACACCGCGATGCGGCTCTACGACACCGTCGCGGAAAAGTCCGGCTTCGTGATCTACCGGAAGGTGATCGCCCGGTAG
- a CDS encoding RNA-guided endonuclease InsQ/TnpB family protein translates to MILVYRYRVKSLNGLLNKQSRAVNYVWNFCNDTQKHALKWGKKWPTGFDLNVLTTGSSKELGIHSGTVNATCEQYAKSRSQHRRPYLRYRGRKSLGWVPLKGRDLKREGDAFRFAGHTFRVFNSRPLPDGKIKDGTNFAQDARGNWFLNIVIERPDVPARPIRSGVGIDLGLKDFATLSTGEKVPHDRFGRRAADKLATAQRARKHKRHIAKLHAKVANARADFQHKLALDLVRRFDYIAVGNVSAVKLARTRMAKSVYDAAWSSFRDKLRYKAMAHGATFEEVDESGSTQSCSACGSKDSTTRPKGIAGLRIREWTCSGCGVVHDRDTNAALNILRCGRASPVVGIRRL, encoded by the coding sequence ATGATCCTTGTCTACCGCTACCGCGTGAAGTCGCTCAACGGACTCCTTAACAAGCAGAGCCGAGCGGTGAACTACGTGTGGAACTTCTGCAATGACACGCAGAAGCATGCGCTCAAGTGGGGCAAAAAGTGGCCGACGGGTTTCGACCTGAACGTGCTGACGACTGGCAGCAGCAAGGAACTCGGCATCCACTCCGGCACTGTCAACGCAACGTGCGAGCAGTACGCGAAATCGCGCAGCCAGCACCGCCGCCCGTACTTGCGCTATCGCGGCAGGAAGTCGCTCGGCTGGGTGCCGTTGAAGGGCCGTGACCTGAAACGCGAGGGCGACGCGTTTCGCTTTGCCGGCCACACCTTCCGGGTGTTCAACAGCCGACCGCTTCCCGACGGCAAGATCAAGGACGGCACCAACTTCGCGCAGGATGCGCGCGGCAACTGGTTCCTGAACATCGTGATCGAGAGGCCCGATGTTCCGGCGCGCCCGATCCGTTCCGGCGTCGGCATCGATCTCGGCCTGAAAGACTTCGCCACACTTTCGACCGGCGAGAAGGTTCCCCATGACCGGTTCGGCCGGCGTGCGGCCGACAAGCTGGCGACGGCGCAGCGGGCGCGCAAGCACAAGCGGCATATCGCGAAGCTGCACGCCAAGGTGGCCAACGCCCGCGCCGATTTCCAGCACAAGCTCGCGCTCGATCTGGTGCGGCGCTTCGATTACATCGCGGTCGGCAACGTGTCGGCCGTGAAACTCGCCAGAACCAGGATGGCGAAGAGCGTCTACGACGCAGCCTGGTCGTCCTTCCGGGACAAGCTCCGTTACAAGGCGATGGCGCACGGAGCGACGTTCGAGGAAGTGGACGAAAGCGGTTCGACCCAGTCCTGTTCGGCGTGCGGGTCGAAAGACAGCACGACGCGGCCGAAAGGTATCGCGGGACTGCGAATAAGAGAGTGGACCTGCAGTGGCTGTGGTGTCGTGCATGATCGAGATACCAACGCTGCGTTGAACATTCTCCGATGCGGACGTGCATCGCCAGTGGTGGGAATCCGCCGCCTTTAG
- the pdxR gene encoding MocR-like pyridoxine biosynthesis transcription factor PdxR yields MDYGVLLSMFEREGGRPGPARMSQQHRLYACLRTAILDGRIAEGARLAPSRTLADELGIARNSVLYAYERLAAEGFVIGTRQGTVVARMGLRRAPVDTAGACGDAVLLSRRVAHVARAADGIDESLPFVPGTPALDEFPLAQWRRCIERAWREAGPVQLGYQSAAGDATLRDAIAGYLRVSRGVRCDADQIVVTDGTQNGLDLCARALADAGDTAWIENPGYHGARNAFLAADLRVAPIGVDADGLAPRAEDWRDRPPKLIYITPSHQYPLGSVMSLERRLALVEQARAAGAWIVEDDYDSEFRHHGAPLAAVQGLADDAPVVYLGTFSKVMFPALRIGFLVAPPALARALRETAGALMLHGRAVEQRALANFIEAGHFTRHLRRMRRLYDERRAALQEALERHLRAQLTVSGGAGGMHLSARLDVPVADVALSRVAQRHGLILRPLSSFCLPGTEQGYNGLVLGYGGVPAAQMDRLARRIGDMIALAAAG; encoded by the coding sequence ATGGACTACGGCGTCTTGCTGTCGATGTTCGAACGCGAAGGCGGGCGGCCCGGCCCCGCGCGAATGTCGCAGCAGCATCGGCTGTACGCGTGCCTGCGCACCGCGATTCTCGACGGCAGGATCGCGGAAGGCGCGCGCCTCGCGCCGTCGCGAACGCTGGCGGACGAACTCGGCATCGCCCGCAATTCCGTGCTGTACGCGTATGAACGGCTGGCCGCGGAAGGCTTCGTGATCGGCACGCGACAGGGCACGGTGGTCGCGCGCATGGGGCTGCGTCGTGCGCCGGTCGACACGGCCGGCGCGTGCGGCGATGCCGTGCTGTTGTCGCGGCGCGTCGCGCACGTCGCGCGCGCGGCCGACGGCATCGACGAATCGCTGCCGTTCGTGCCCGGCACGCCCGCGCTCGACGAATTCCCGCTCGCGCAATGGCGGCGCTGCATCGAGCGTGCCTGGCGCGAGGCCGGGCCCGTGCAGCTCGGCTACCAGTCCGCGGCGGGCGACGCGACGCTGCGCGACGCGATCGCCGGCTACCTGCGCGTATCGCGCGGGGTGCGCTGCGACGCGGATCAGATCGTCGTCACGGACGGCACGCAGAACGGGCTGGACCTGTGCGCCCGCGCGCTGGCCGACGCCGGCGACACCGCATGGATCGAGAACCCCGGCTACCACGGCGCGCGCAATGCGTTCCTGGCGGCGGACCTGCGCGTCGCGCCGATCGGCGTCGACGCCGACGGGCTGGCGCCGCGCGCGGAGGACTGGCGCGATCGCCCGCCGAAGCTGATCTACATCACGCCGTCGCACCAGTATCCGCTCGGCTCGGTGATGAGCCTCGAGCGGCGGCTCGCGCTCGTCGAGCAGGCGCGTGCGGCCGGCGCGTGGATCGTCGAGGACGACTACGACAGCGAGTTCCGGCATCACGGCGCGCCGCTCGCCGCGGTGCAGGGCCTCGCCGACGACGCGCCGGTCGTCTATCTCGGCACCTTCAGCAAGGTGATGTTTCCGGCGCTGCGGATCGGCTTCCTGGTCGCGCCGCCGGCGCTCGCGCGCGCGCTGCGCGAGACGGCCGGCGCGCTGATGCTGCACGGGCGCGCGGTCGAGCAGCGGGCGCTGGCGAACTTCATCGAGGCCGGGCACTTCACGCGCCACCTGCGGCGCATGCGCAGGCTGTACGACGAGCGGCGCGCCGCGCTGCAGGAGGCGCTCGAGCGGCACTTGCGCGCGCAGTTGACGGTGTCGGGCGGGGCCGGCGGCATGCACCTGTCCGCGCGGCTCGACGTGCCGGTGGCGGATGTCGCGCTCAGCCGCGTCGCGCAGCGGCACGGGCTGATCCTGCGTCCGCTGTCGTCGTTCTGCCTGCCGGGAACGGAGCAGGGCTACAACGGCCTCGTGCTCGGGTACGGCGGCGTGCCGGCCGCGCAGATGGACCGGCTCGCGCGGCGGATCGGCGACATGATCGCGCTCGCGGCGGCGGGTTGA
- a CDS encoding (2Fe-2S)-binding protein, with protein sequence MSSSIEIRINGREVQLDLADGAAPLLYVLRNDLALNGPKYGCGLGECGACTVLIDGVAARSCTIPVDGVRGKAVTTLEGLSRDGARHPVQQAFVDRQAMQCGYCANGMIMTLVALFERDPDASRDDIVRELAYNLCRCGTHVEILAAAERAQALLKERAR encoded by the coding sequence ATGTCATCGTCCATCGAAATTCGAATCAACGGCCGCGAGGTGCAGCTCGACCTCGCGGACGGCGCGGCGCCGCTTCTCTACGTGCTGCGCAACGACCTTGCGCTGAACGGCCCGAAGTACGGGTGCGGCCTCGGCGAATGCGGCGCGTGCACGGTGCTGATCGACGGCGTCGCCGCGCGTTCCTGCACGATTCCCGTTGACGGCGTGCGCGGCAAGGCGGTCACGACGCTCGAAGGGCTGTCGCGCGATGGCGCGCGGCATCCGGTCCAGCAGGCGTTCGTCGACCGGCAGGCGATGCAGTGCGGCTACTGCGCGAACGGGATGATCATGACGCTCGTCGCGCTGTTCGAACGCGATCCCGATGCGAGCCGCGACGACATCGTGCGTGAGCTCGCGTACAACCTGTGCCGCTGCGGCACGCACGTCGAGATCCTGGCCGCCGCCGAGCGCGCGCAGGCATTGCTGAAGGAGCGCGCGCGATGA
- a CDS encoding xanthine dehydrogenase family protein molybdopterin-binding subunit, producing the protein MNGFDATRRRLLQAGGLLMVSVALPVSLRASASDAARPTADATVATGPAPDRVDSFIAISADGAVTAFNGHVDLGTGVRTALAQIVADELCVPIGRVTMVLGDTARTPDQGPTIASATIQVTSVPLRRAAAQVRMLLAQRAARRFAVSADAIRLVDGGAYPRGRAAQRVGYGELVRGADLHVPLAHDDAAVDAAATDAPARRRYVGASVPRVDIPAKATGAPTYVHDVRVPGMLHGRVIRPPYPGADSSAPLGRSLVSVDRASVAHLPGLVAVVVIRDFVGVVAQREEQAIAAMRALKVQWREWHALPDLAPDRLRDVLAAHPSKPRPLCDSAGFEQALAGGAQRIDADYVWPFQMHASIGPSCAVADVAAGRVEVWSGTQNPHELRKDLARLLERPAAQVNVIRMEASGCYGRNCADDVSADAALLSRAVGRPVRVQLMREQEAGWEPKGTAQLIRVRGALDASHGVAAYELRTCYPSNGATTLPLVLTGVAPNEPVVAQMGDRTAIPQYAYPAMRVTAEDAAPLVRASWLRGVSALPNVFAHECWIDEAAYRAGVDPIAYRLRYLKDPRAIALLAALKARAGWVDGSAHRVAAPSGQRVASGRGVAYARYFHSKFPGFGAAWAAWVCDVDVDRSTGLIRVKKVTVAHDCGQMINPDGVRHQVHGNVIQSVSRVLKEAVSFDGAGTTSLEWGAYPILRFDELPEIDALLLDHPNAPPMGAGESASVPSAAAIANAVFDATGVRLREVPFTPARVLRALREAHAGAPAA; encoded by the coding sequence ATGAACGGATTCGATGCAACCCGCCGCCGCCTGTTGCAGGCGGGCGGCCTGCTGATGGTGAGCGTCGCGCTGCCGGTGTCGCTGCGCGCGTCGGCGAGCGACGCCGCGCGACCGACTGCGGATGCGACGGTGGCGACAGGGCCCGCGCCCGATCGCGTCGACAGCTTCATCGCGATCTCTGCCGACGGCGCGGTGACCGCGTTCAACGGCCACGTCGACCTCGGCACCGGCGTGCGCACGGCGCTTGCGCAGATCGTCGCCGACGAGCTGTGCGTGCCGATCGGGCGCGTGACGATGGTGCTCGGCGATACCGCGCGCACGCCGGACCAGGGGCCGACGATCGCGAGCGCGACGATCCAGGTGACCTCGGTGCCGTTGCGCCGCGCGGCCGCGCAGGTGCGCATGCTGCTCGCGCAGCGCGCCGCACGGCGCTTCGCGGTGTCCGCCGACGCGATCCGGCTGGTCGACGGCGGCGCATACCCGCGCGGGCGCGCCGCACAACGCGTCGGCTACGGTGAACTGGTGCGCGGCGCTGACCTGCACGTGCCGCTCGCGCATGATGACGCGGCGGTCGACGCCGCGGCAACCGATGCACCGGCGCGTCGCCGCTACGTCGGTGCGAGCGTGCCGCGTGTCGACATCCCGGCCAAGGCGACCGGGGCGCCGACCTACGTGCACGACGTGCGCGTGCCGGGCATGCTGCACGGCCGGGTGATCCGCCCGCCGTACCCGGGCGCGGACAGCAGCGCGCCGCTCGGCCGCAGCCTGGTGTCGGTCGACCGGGCGTCGGTCGCGCATCTGCCCGGCCTCGTCGCCGTGGTGGTGATCCGCGATTTCGTCGGGGTGGTCGCGCAGCGCGAGGAACAGGCGATCGCCGCGATGCGCGCGCTGAAGGTGCAATGGCGCGAATGGCACGCGCTGCCGGACCTCGCGCCGGACCGGCTGCGCGACGTGCTCGCCGCGCATCCTTCGAAGCCGCGGCCGCTGTGCGACTCGGCCGGCTTCGAGCAGGCGCTGGCCGGCGGCGCGCAGCGGATCGACGCGGACTACGTATGGCCGTTCCAGATGCACGCGTCGATCGGCCCGTCGTGCGCGGTGGCCGACGTCGCCGCCGGGCGTGTCGAGGTGTGGTCGGGCACGCAGAACCCGCACGAACTGCGCAAGGACCTCGCGCGCCTGCTCGAGCGGCCCGCCGCGCAGGTGAACGTGATCCGGATGGAGGCGTCCGGCTGCTACGGGCGCAATTGCGCGGACGACGTGAGTGCCGATGCCGCGCTGCTGTCGCGCGCGGTCGGCCGGCCGGTGCGGGTGCAGCTGATGCGGGAGCAGGAGGCGGGCTGGGAGCCGAAGGGCACCGCGCAGCTGATCCGCGTGCGCGGCGCGCTCGACGCGTCGCACGGTGTCGCCGCGTACGAGCTGCGCACCTGCTATCCGTCCAACGGCGCGACGACGCTGCCGCTCGTGCTGACGGGCGTGGCGCCGAACGAGCCGGTCGTCGCGCAGATGGGCGATCGCACCGCGATTCCGCAGTACGCGTATCCGGCGATGCGCGTGACCGCGGAGGACGCCGCGCCGCTCGTGCGCGCGTCGTGGCTGCGCGGCGTTTCCGCGTTGCCGAACGTGTTCGCGCACGAATGCTGGATCGACGAGGCCGCGTATCGCGCGGGCGTGGACCCGATCGCCTACCGGTTGCGCTACCTGAAGGACCCGCGCGCGATCGCGCTGCTGGCGGCGCTGAAGGCGCGCGCGGGATGGGTCGACGGTTCCGCGCACCGCGTGGCCGCGCCATCCGGGCAGCGCGTGGCGAGCGGCCGCGGCGTCGCCTACGCGCGCTACTTCCACAGCAAGTTTCCCGGCTTCGGCGCCGCGTGGGCGGCGTGGGTGTGCGACGTCGACGTCGATCGCTCGACCGGCCTGATCCGCGTGAAGAAGGTGACCGTCGCGCACGACTGCGGGCAGATGATCAATCCGGACGGCGTGCGGCATCAGGTGCACGGCAACGTGATCCAGTCGGTCAGCCGCGTGCTGAAGGAGGCCGTGTCGTTCGACGGCGCGGGCACGACGTCGCTCGAATGGGGCGCCTATCCGATCCTGCGCTTCGACGAATTGCCCGAGATCGACGCGCTGCTGCTCGACCATCCCAATGCGCCGCCGATGGGCGCGGGCGAATCGGCGTCGGTGCCGAGCGCCGCCGCGATCGCGAACGCGGTGTTCGACGCGACCGGCGTGCGCCTGCGCGAGGTGCCGTTCACGCCGGCGCGCGTGCTGCGCGCGCTGCGCGAAGCCCATGCCGGCGCGCCGGCGGCCTGA
- a CDS encoding cytochrome c, whose translation MMKNWKKIAGWSALGVAALAGVALALAWQPAIPPVDRVDAGSFDAAQVARGATLAALGDCAVCHTRADGPRNAGGLPMQSPFGTIYSTNITPDRDTGIGAWSFDAFRRAMRHGVDRTGRYLYPAFPYTAFTRITDDDLRALYAYLMTQPPVRNAPPPTRLAFPFNIRPGIAGWNLLFLRTGPVPDDATAGAEWNRGRYLVEGLGHCGACHSPRNLAYAELGGARHLGGGEAEGWIAPALTGASRAPTPWTAGELAEFMRHGFTARHGVAAGPMAPVVAEGLSTQSDADLRAMAAYLVSLPPHAGESAPTVRPEPSRVAIETAAAPGARLFAGACMACHAQAGGPTLYGVRPSLALNSNLHDARPDNAIRIVLDGIGKPAAGELGYMPAFRHNLNDRQIADLLNYLRTDLAGRPAWPGLEQVVGAVRAATRPVR comes from the coding sequence ATGATGAAGAACTGGAAGAAAATCGCCGGCTGGAGCGCGCTGGGCGTGGCCGCGCTTGCCGGCGTTGCGCTGGCGCTCGCATGGCAACCGGCAATCCCGCCCGTCGACCGCGTCGATGCGGGCAGCTTCGACGCCGCGCAGGTCGCGCGCGGCGCGACACTTGCGGCGCTCGGCGATTGCGCGGTGTGCCACACGCGCGCGGACGGCCCGCGCAATGCGGGCGGGCTGCCGATGCAGAGCCCGTTCGGGACGATCTACAGCACCAACATCACGCCCGATCGCGACACCGGCATCGGCGCGTGGTCGTTCGACGCGTTCCGGCGCGCGATGCGCCACGGCGTCGACCGCACCGGCCGCTACCTGTATCCGGCGTTTCCGTACACGGCGTTCACCCGCATCACCGACGACGATCTGCGCGCGCTGTATGCGTACCTGATGACGCAGCCGCCGGTGCGCAATGCGCCGCCGCCCACCCGGCTGGCGTTCCCGTTCAACATCCGGCCGGGCATCGCGGGATGGAACCTGCTGTTCCTGCGGACGGGACCGGTGCCGGACGACGCCACGGCCGGCGCGGAATGGAACCGCGGCCGCTACCTGGTCGAGGGCCTCGGGCACTGCGGCGCATGCCATTCGCCGCGCAACCTCGCTTATGCGGAACTCGGCGGCGCGCGTCATCTCGGCGGCGGCGAGGCCGAAGGCTGGATCGCGCCCGCGCTGACGGGCGCGTCGCGCGCGCCGACGCCGTGGACCGCCGGCGAGCTGGCCGAATTCATGCGTCACGGCTTCACTGCGCGTCACGGCGTTGCAGCCGGCCCGATGGCGCCGGTGGTTGCGGAGGGGTTGTCGACGCAGTCCGACGCGGATCTGCGTGCGATGGCGGCTTACCTGGTCTCGCTCCCGCCGCACGCGGGCGAATCCGCGCCGACGGTTCGCCCGGAACCGTCCCGCGTCGCGATCGAGACGGCTGCTGCACCGGGCGCGCGCTTGTTCGCGGGCGCGTGCATGGCATGTCATGCGCAGGCGGGCGGACCGACGCTGTACGGGGTGCGGCCGTCGCTCGCGCTCAACAGCAACCTGCACGATGCGCGACCCGACAATGCGATCCGGATCGTGCTGGACGGCATCGGCAAGCCGGCCGCGGGCGAGCTCGGCTACATGCCGGCGTTTCGTCACAACCTGAACGACCGGCAGATCGCCGACTTGCTGAACTACCTGCGCACGGATCTCGCCGGACGTCCGGCATGGCCGGGGCTCGAGCAGGTGGTCGGCGCGGTGCGGGCAGCGACGCGCCCGGTGCGATGA
- a CDS encoding NUDIX hydrolase — protein sequence MSFRPDAAAIIRERATIVCRQGTRILLVARRPSRWSLPGGMVKRRESPQAAAHRELWEETGLADLPVAYAFQFGGLAKLHHVFVTDVAPDVMPRARNEIAHCSWFEPSAVSLLPTSVSTQTIVELVSSHSFARLAHVAAF from the coding sequence ATGAGTTTCCGCCCCGACGCCGCCGCCATCATCCGGGAACGCGCGACCATCGTGTGCCGGCAAGGCACGCGCATCCTGCTCGTCGCGCGCAGGCCGTCCCGCTGGTCGTTGCCGGGCGGCATGGTCAAGCGCCGCGAATCGCCACAGGCGGCCGCGCATCGCGAATTGTGGGAGGAAACGGGACTGGCAGACCTGCCGGTTGCCTACGCGTTCCAGTTCGGCGGACTGGCGAAGCTGCACCACGTGTTCGTCACCGACGTCGCGCCCGACGTCATGCCCCGGGCGCGCAACGAGATCGCGCATTGCAGCTGGTTCGAGCCGTCCGCCGTCTCGTTGCTGCCGACGAGCGTGTCGACGCAGACCATCGTCGAACTGGTGAGCAGCCACTCGTTCGCGCGTCTGGCGCACGTCGCGGCCTTCTGA
- a CDS encoding ArsR/SmtB family transcription factor — MDDVTRISALANESRLAVMRWLKNPSRHFPPQVHADIEKVGVCCTFITEKLGIAPATTTRHMQILADAGLVRATRLGKFTYYKRIDAELKRLSRDLSQL; from the coding sequence GTGGACGACGTGACCCGCATCAGCGCCCTTGCCAATGAAAGCCGGCTCGCCGTCATGCGCTGGCTGAAGAACCCGAGCAGGCATTTCCCGCCGCAGGTGCACGCCGACATTGAAAAGGTCGGCGTGTGCTGCACGTTTATCACCGAGAAGCTCGGCATCGCGCCGGCGACGACCACCCGCCACATGCAGATCCTCGCGGATGCCGGCCTGGTGCGTGCGACCCGGCTCGGAAAATTCACCTATTACAAGCGGATCGACGCCGAGCTGAAGCGGCTGAGCCGCGATCTGTCGCAACTCTGA
- a CDS encoding pyridoxal phosphate-dependent decarboxylase family protein — MDELDLQADADRRAHAYLASVDTRRVFPDAAALANLAAFDEPLPEHGKPADDVLRLLDGAGSPATVVSNGPNYFGFVIGAALPAASAAERLMLAWDQCASSFDNSPVAATIERQAARWVVDALDLPRDSAVGFGTSATACTLVAIAAARRALLARKGWDFEGDGLIGAPEVKVVISALAHITVKKALRVLGFGMKRIVVAPVDAHGRIDPDRLPPLDDLTIFCMQAGEVNTGEFDPFAALIPRAKAAGAWVHVDGAFGLWARASSKAALTDGIDGADSWTTDGHKWLNTPYDGAMVICRDADALAVAMNAAAAYSSAERDAQMNLNLEFSRRARGIPIWAALRSLGRDGVAAMIDRHCALASRVATGLRAAGYDVLNRVVLNQVLVRAESDAQTVAIREAAQASGDVWFGPTVWQGRPAFRISVSSWRTEEAHVDRLVDLLAGLYKRHAA, encoded by the coding sequence ATGGATGAACTTGACCTGCAGGCGGACGCGGATCGACGCGCGCACGCCTATCTGGCGTCGGTGGACACGCGCCGCGTGTTTCCGGATGCCGCCGCGCTGGCCAATCTGGCCGCCTTCGACGAGCCGCTGCCGGAACACGGCAAGCCGGCCGACGACGTGCTCCGGCTGCTCGACGGCGCCGGTTCGCCCGCGACCGTCGTGTCGAACGGCCCGAACTATTTCGGCTTCGTGATCGGCGCCGCGCTGCCGGCCGCCTCGGCGGCCGAGCGCCTGATGCTCGCGTGGGACCAGTGCGCGTCGTCGTTCGACAATTCGCCGGTGGCCGCGACGATCGAACGGCAGGCGGCGCGCTGGGTCGTCGACGCGCTCGATCTGCCGCGCGACAGCGCGGTCGGCTTCGGCACCAGCGCGACCGCGTGCACGCTCGTCGCGATCGCCGCCGCGCGGCGCGCGCTGCTCGCGCGCAAGGGGTGGGACTTCGAAGGCGACGGCCTGATCGGCGCGCCCGAGGTCAAGGTGGTGATTTCGGCGCTCGCGCACATCACGGTCAAGAAGGCGCTGCGGGTGCTCGGCTTCGGGATGAAGCGCATCGTCGTCGCGCCGGTGGACGCGCACGGGCGCATCGACCCCGATCGCCTGCCGCCGCTCGACGACCTGACGATCTTCTGCATGCAGGCCGGCGAAGTGAACACCGGCGAATTCGACCCGTTCGCCGCGCTGATTCCGCGCGCGAAGGCGGCGGGCGCATGGGTGCACGTCGACGGCGCGTTCGGCCTGTGGGCGCGCGCGTCGTCGAAGGCGGCGCTGACCGACGGCATCGACGGCGCGGACAGTTGGACGACCGACGGTCACAAGTGGCTCAACACGCCGTACGACGGCGCGATGGTGATCTGCCGGGACGCCGACGCGCTCGCCGTTGCGATGAACGCCGCCGCCGCGTATTCGAGCGCCGAACGGGACGCGCAGATGAACCTCAACCTCGAGTTCTCGCGACGGGCGCGCGGCATCCCGATCTGGGCCGCGTTACGCTCGCTCGGCCGCGACGGCGTGGCCGCGATGATCGACCGGCATTGCGCGCTGGCGTCGCGCGTTGCGACGGGCCTGCGAGCGGCCGGCTACGACGTGCTGAACCGCGTCGTGCTCAACCAGGTGCTGGTGCGCGCCGAGTCGGACGCGCAGACCGTCGCGATCCGCGAGGCCGCGCAGGCTTCGGGCGACGTGTGGTTCGGCCCGACCGTGTGGCAGGGGCGGCCGGCGTTCCGGATCAGCGTGTCGTCGTGGCGCACTGAGGAAGCACACGTCGACCGGCTCGTCGACTTGCTCGCCGGGCTGTACAAGCGTCACGCGGCGTAA